In a genomic window of Virgibacillus sp. SK37:
- the rpmG gene encoding 50S ribosomal protein L33 — MRVNITLACTETGDRNYITTKNKRTNPERIELKKYCPRLKKHTLHRETK, encoded by the coding sequence ATGCGCGTTAACATTACATTAGCTTGTACTGAAACAGGAGATCGTAATTATATCACTACAAAAAATAAACGTACGAATCCTGAACGTATTGAGCTTAAAAAATATTGTCCACGTCTTAAAAAACACACTTTACATCGTGAAACAAAATAA
- a CDS encoding 5-formyltetrahydrofolate cyclo-ligase, which yields MNKKELRVRAINMLKSQSETKRKEIERKLTEQLIHTTVWENATVIGITMAQGFEWDTKSIIEIAWKQGKQVCVPKCSPQDKLLHFHKITSFNDLEVVYYNLLEPIPEQTEYVSKEKIDLLIVPGLLFNKEGFRVGFGGGYYDRFLTDFPNNTVSLLSEEQLVSKLPKESFDIPVKQLITENKLIHTMR from the coding sequence ATGAATAAGAAAGAGTTACGCGTGAGAGCAATAAATATGTTGAAAAGTCAATCTGAGACAAAGAGGAAGGAAATAGAGAGGAAATTAACAGAACAACTAATACATACTACAGTCTGGGAAAATGCCACAGTAATCGGTATTACAATGGCGCAAGGTTTTGAATGGGATACAAAGTCTATAATAGAGATTGCTTGGAAGCAGGGGAAACAAGTCTGTGTACCGAAATGTTCACCACAAGATAAACTGCTCCATTTTCATAAAATAACTTCATTTAATGATTTGGAAGTTGTTTATTATAACTTACTAGAACCCATTCCAGAGCAAACGGAATATGTATCCAAAGAGAAAATTGACTTATTAATTGTGCCTGGCTTACTTTTTAATAAAGAAGGATTTAGGGTTGGCTTTGGTGGAGGGTATTATGATCGCTTTCTTACAGATTTTCCAAATAATACTGTTTCTTTACTTAGTGAGGAACAGCTTGTTAGTAAATTGCCAAAAGAATCTTTTGATATCCCCGTAAAGCAGCTAATTACCGAAAATAAACTTATTCATACAATGAGGTAG
- a CDS encoding ThiF family adenylyltransferase, with translation MKMDRYSRQILFGQINKAGQQRLSESTILIVGIGALGTVISNQLVRAGIGRVRMIDRDVVELSNLQRQILFDEEDAEKSLPKAIAAKQKLEKVNNMVEIEAIIGNASRDNIEELTDGVDVVLDGTDNFATRYLLNDICFKKNIPYSYGGVVSSRGMTAFFLPNKTPCLRCLSKEGTNGNQTCDTVGVISPVVDMVSSLQVTETLKYLTNRDEYLRNTLRTFDIWFNQQYDIKLNKPDPNCPTCQLYQYPALQKKAKEEEIVLCGRNTVQIHLLDQISLEQLELKLSGIQSLNRTPFFLKAKINEEITLTIFPDGRVLVQGTEDQMYARTIYDRYIGS, from the coding sequence ATGAAAATGGATAGATATTCACGACAAATTTTATTTGGACAAATAAATAAGGCAGGTCAGCAGCGGCTTTCTGAAAGTACCATATTGATTGTAGGGATTGGCGCTTTGGGAACGGTAATTAGTAATCAATTGGTACGAGCAGGGATCGGAAGGGTAAGGATGATCGACCGTGATGTGGTGGAATTAAGTAATTTGCAAAGACAGATTTTATTTGACGAAGAGGACGCAGAAAAATCTTTACCAAAAGCAATTGCTGCAAAACAAAAGTTAGAAAAAGTAAACAATATGGTAGAAATAGAAGCAATTATCGGTAATGCCTCTCGTGACAATATTGAGGAGCTAACGGACGGCGTAGATGTAGTTTTAGATGGCACAGACAATTTTGCGACACGATATTTGTTGAATGATATTTGCTTTAAAAAAAATATCCCTTATTCTTATGGTGGAGTTGTAAGCTCTCGAGGAATGACAGCATTCTTTTTGCCAAATAAGACCCCTTGTTTACGGTGTTTAAGTAAAGAAGGAACCAATGGAAATCAAACATGCGATACAGTTGGTGTTATTTCCCCTGTGGTTGATATGGTGTCTTCTTTGCAAGTGACGGAAACATTGAAGTATTTAACTAACCGGGACGAGTACTTAAGGAATACACTTCGCACCTTCGATATATGGTTTAATCAGCAGTATGATATTAAATTAAATAAGCCTGATCCTAACTGTCCCACATGCCAGTTATATCAGTACCCGGCATTACAGAAGAAAGCAAAAGAAGAGGAAATTGTTCTTTGTGGCAGAAATACAGTACAGATTCATCTATTGGATCAAATAAGCCTGGAGCAGTTAGAGTTGAAGCTTTCAGGAATACAAAGCTTAAACCGTACACCTTTTTTTCTAAAAGCGAAGATTAATGAGGAAATCACCTTAACGATCTTTCCAGATGGTCGTGTACTTGTTCAAGGGACAGAGGACCAGATGTATGCCAGGACAATATATGATCGTTATATTGGATCATAA
- a CDS encoding rhomboid family intramembrane serine protease, which translates to MYSGESYTLYGIAHHLVFQGQYEVLYINENEQEIWLEQYHNKVSKVIRIINKGFDWKNHLKRDIAQVFQKVKAMKRLLVGKHVEIHNVYVHSTEPVDDWELLKKPMKLNEKNSIRMNVYYLSHSNREEEVTRLCKDLEITVPGINPFDEIERETKTGYFRNELHKEMRQMHEEKNNVLSYGKPFWTYMLLAVNILLFLLLEVNGGSQSIPTLIDFGAKYNPDIMSGEWWRIVSSMFLHIGLLHLFMNMLAVYYLGIAVERMYGSWRFLVIYFLAGIGGGIASFAFSQHVSAGASGALFGLFGALLFFGIHYKKIFFQTMGKNVLILIGINIIFGFLVPQIDNAAHLGGLIAGFIAASITHLPKKKNVQKQVLAIFIYVFALAGIGYYGFYNNQNSQSYQLIQIENYLQEEKYNEVVELATDSLDKKGDMEATILFQRAYAFIELGNIDAAKQDLQEVVKINPEFPQAHFNLALLYYNTGEQEKAENAIQTAYDLNPENEDFIQLYEQITGKNVN; encoded by the coding sequence ATGTATTCTGGGGAAAGCTACACGCTTTACGGGATTGCCCATCATTTAGTTTTTCAAGGACAATATGAAGTACTATATATTAATGAGAATGAGCAAGAAATATGGTTAGAGCAATACCATAATAAAGTTTCAAAAGTTATTCGTATAATAAATAAGGGATTTGATTGGAAAAACCATTTGAAGAGAGATATAGCTCAGGTATTTCAAAAAGTAAAAGCGATGAAGCGTTTATTAGTTGGAAAGCATGTTGAAATACACAATGTGTATGTTCATTCGACGGAGCCTGTGGATGATTGGGAATTACTTAAAAAGCCAATGAAACTTAATGAAAAAAACTCCATTAGAATGAATGTATACTATCTATCTCACTCAAATAGGGAAGAAGAAGTGACTCGGTTATGTAAAGATTTAGAAATAACGGTACCTGGCATAAATCCATTTGATGAAATAGAAAGAGAAACTAAAACTGGATATTTTAGAAATGAATTACACAAGGAAATGCGCCAAATGCATGAGGAAAAAAATAATGTGCTCTCATACGGTAAACCTTTTTGGACATATATGTTGCTGGCAGTGAATATTCTTCTATTTCTGCTTTTAGAAGTAAATGGAGGTAGTCAGTCGATTCCGACCTTAATTGATTTTGGTGCTAAATATAATCCTGATATTATGTCAGGAGAGTGGTGGAGAATAGTTAGCTCCATGTTTCTACATATTGGCTTATTGCATTTATTTATGAACATGTTAGCAGTATATTATTTAGGAATAGCTGTTGAAAGAATGTATGGTTCCTGGAGGTTTCTGGTAATTTACTTCTTGGCAGGGATTGGTGGGGGAATCGCAAGCTTTGCTTTCTCACAACATGTTTCGGCGGGAGCGTCTGGTGCATTATTTGGTTTGTTTGGAGCTCTATTGTTTTTTGGAATTCATTATAAAAAGATTTTCTTTCAAACGATGGGGAAAAATGTTCTGATATTAATAGGTATAAATATTATATTTGGATTTTTGGTACCACAAATTGACAATGCAGCACATTTAGGAGGCTTAATAGCAGGATTTATTGCCGCATCTATTACGCACTTACCAAAGAAAAAGAACGTTCAAAAACAAGTGCTCGCAATTTTTATTTATGTTTTCGCTTTAGCTGGAATCGGCTATTATGGTTTTTATAACAACCAAAATAGCCAGAGCTATCAGCTTATTCAAATTGAAAATTACCTGCAAGAAGAAAAGTACAATGAAGTTGTCGAGCTAGCTACTGATTCGTTAGACAAAAAAGGTGATATGGAAGCGACCATATTATTTCAGCGTGCCTATGCTTTTATTGAGCTTGGAAACATAGACGCAGCTAAACAGGACTTACAAGAAGTTGTTAAGATCAATCCAGAATTTCCGCAAGCTCACTTTAATCTGGCCTTACTTTATTACAATACAGGTGAACAGGAGAAAGCGGAAAATGCAATCCAAACAGCCTATGATCTTAACCCGGAAAATGAAGATTTTATTCAATTATATGAACAAATAACCGGAAAAAATGTGAATTGA
- a CDS encoding spore germination protein: protein MANKKKEAYDSYKKNISYLRERLGVDKNFDVIQLDLEYAGRKMAFFFIDGFVKDDILHLIMKFLAKLEPEHLNPDPLTKLMKTYIPYVEIEKENDLNKVTDFVLAGPAALVVDGIDEIILIDARTYPARSPDEPDLERVVRGSRDGYVETIVFNTALTRRRVRDRSLRMEYLQIGRRSKTDVCVCYLEDIAEEERVEDLKKVLKEIDTDGLPMAEKTVEEYISGRHWNPYPSVRYTERPDTAASHLYEGHVLLIIDGSPSVMITPATYWHHMQHAEEYRQKPLVGAYLRLVRFIAVIASIFILPLYFLFSQNQELLPEALEFIGPSEPGVIPLLIQFLLAEIGIDILRMAAIHTPSSLATALGLVAAIMIGQVSVEVGWFSYEVVLYLAVAAIGTYATPSYEMSLANRLVRIFLLLMAASFGVAGYVLGVSLWILYLVRMNSFKIPYFWPFLPFSYKAFRDIFIRSPIPLKNRRPTFLHPKDPDR from the coding sequence ATGGCTAATAAGAAGAAAGAAGCTTATGATTCCTACAAAAAAAATATTTCTTATTTACGTGAACGGCTTGGTGTTGATAAAAATTTCGATGTTATTCAGCTTGACTTAGAATATGCTGGTCGAAAAATGGCCTTCTTTTTTATTGATGGATTTGTAAAAGATGATATCTTACATCTTATAATGAAGTTTTTAGCAAAACTTGAACCGGAACATTTGAATCCGGATCCGCTCACCAAACTAATGAAAACCTATATTCCTTATGTGGAAATAGAGAAGGAAAATGATTTAAATAAAGTTACCGATTTTGTCCTGGCAGGTCCCGCAGCATTGGTAGTAGATGGAATTGATGAAATTATTTTAATTGATGCCAGAACATATCCTGCACGATCTCCAGATGAACCGGACTTGGAAAGAGTTGTCAGAGGTTCAAGAGATGGGTATGTAGAAACGATCGTGTTCAATACGGCATTAACTAGAAGAAGAGTGCGAGACCGTTCTCTTCGGATGGAATATTTACAAATTGGCAGAAGATCAAAAACAGATGTATGTGTCTGTTATTTGGAGGATATTGCAGAGGAAGAAAGAGTAGAGGACTTAAAAAAAGTACTGAAAGAAATTGATACAGATGGTCTTCCAATGGCAGAGAAAACAGTTGAAGAATATATAAGCGGAAGGCACTGGAATCCATATCCATCTGTACGCTATACCGAAAGACCTGATACGGCCGCCTCTCATTTGTATGAAGGACATGTACTTCTTATTATTGATGGATCACCAAGTGTGATGATCACGCCGGCAACTTACTGGCATCATATGCAGCATGCAGAGGAATATAGGCAAAAGCCACTGGTCGGTGCATATTTAAGATTAGTACGATTTATTGCAGTTATTGCTTCCATATTTATTCTTCCATTATATTTCCTATTTTCGCAAAACCAAGAGTTACTCCCAGAAGCACTTGAGTTTATTGGACCAAGCGAACCAGGAGTGATCCCTTTATTAATTCAATTTCTACTTGCAGAAATAGGTATAGATATATTAAGGATGGCTGCAATTCATACTCCTTCGTCATTAGCAACAGCTCTTGGCTTGGTTGCTGCAATTATGATTGGGCAGGTTTCTGTAGAGGTAGGTTGGTTTTCCTATGAGGTAGTTTTATATCTTGCAGTAGCTGCTATTGGTACCTATGCTACACCAAGCTATGAAATGAGTTTGGCGAACAGACTCGTCCGTATTTTTCTGTTGTTAATGGCAGCAAGTTTTGGAGTTGCAGGATATGTGCTTGGAGTTAGCTTATGGATTCTGTATTTAGTAAGAATGAACTCCTTTAAAATCCCATATTTTTGGCCGTTCTTGCCATTTTCTTATAAAGCATTCAGAGATATATTTATTCGCTCTCCCATCCCTTTGAAAAATAGAAGACCAACTTTTCTACATCCTAAAGATCCGGACCGTTAA
- a CDS encoding YqgQ family protein, whose protein sequence is MKTIYDVRQLLKKYGTYIYTGNRLGDLELMEMEIEELQQYGFIQKEDYISAKLLLRKETAIIRDQQKREGKNK, encoded by the coding sequence ATGAAAACAATTTATGACGTTCGGCAGTTATTAAAAAAATATGGGACATACATATATACTGGCAATAGACTAGGTGATTTAGAACTTATGGAAATGGAAATTGAAGAGCTTCAGCAATATGGCTTTATTCAGAAGGAGGACTATATAAGTGCCAAGCTTCTATTAAGAAAAGAAACAGCTATTATTCGTGATCAACAAAAGAGGGAAGGAAAAAACAAATGA
- a CDS encoding ROK family glucokinase produces MNKYILGVDIGGTSVKIGIITDEGDVQHKWEIPTVKANGGDSILTDIWKSIEDKLQEVHINKGTVIGIGVGAPGFIDGDSGLIHEAVNIGWKNYHLTEILNKKSGLPVYLENDANIAVLGENWKGAGDQATNLLAITLGTGVGGGIIANGKIINGENGMAGEIGHITVDTNGYQCNCGRVGCLETVASATGIVRQAMEIITCDKESRMAQHYMKTGIITAKDIFTFAEEGDSVAFEIVKHTADVLGLLISNLGTIINPSKVLIGGGVSKAGDTLINEIKTSFEKYALKRVSDICEIKAAKLGNDAGIIGAAFLVKQRLENITF; encoded by the coding sequence ATGAATAAATACATTTTAGGTGTGGATATTGGTGGAACTTCTGTAAAAATAGGGATCATTACCGATGAGGGTGATGTTCAACATAAATGGGAGATACCGACTGTTAAGGCTAACGGAGGAGATTCTATCCTCACCGATATTTGGAAGTCTATCGAAGACAAGTTGCAGGAAGTACATATAAATAAAGGTACTGTAATAGGTATCGGGGTTGGAGCTCCAGGATTCATCGATGGAGATAGTGGGTTAATTCATGAAGCTGTAAATATCGGTTGGAAAAATTATCATTTAACAGAGATTTTGAATAAGAAATCTGGACTTCCTGTTTATCTTGAAAATGATGCGAATATAGCCGTGCTAGGAGAAAATTGGAAGGGTGCAGGTGATCAGGCGACAAATTTACTTGCAATAACTCTCGGAACCGGAGTCGGAGGCGGTATTATTGCTAATGGTAAAATTATTAATGGTGAAAATGGTATGGCTGGAGAAATTGGCCATATTACCGTTGATACAAATGGATACCAATGTAATTGTGGCAGAGTTGGATGTTTGGAAACTGTAGCATCGGCAACTGGAATTGTCAGGCAAGCAATGGAGATAATTACTTGTGATAAAGAATCTAGAATGGCGCAGCATTATATGAAAACAGGGATTATTACTGCTAAAGATATTTTTACATTTGCAGAAGAAGGAGATAGTGTAGCTTTTGAAATAGTTAAACATACTGCAGATGTGTTAGGATTGTTAATTTCAAATTTAGGTACAATTATAAACCCATCTAAGGTATTAATCGGGGGAGGGGTATCCAAAGCTGGGGATACATTAATTAATGAAATAAAAACCTCATTTGAAAAATATGCTCTAAAAAGAGTCAGTGATATTTGTGAAATTAAAGCGGCTAAGCTGGGAAATGATGCAGGTATTATTGGTGCTGCATTTCTAGTAAAACAAAGACTGGAAAATATCACGTTTTAA
- a CDS encoding DUF2759 family protein — MHIVLAIMLLLVALLAVVSVIRQLKYKNIFALGFSAITAVAFGFFSIATLISEIAG, encoded by the coding sequence ATGCATATCGTATTGGCAATTATGCTTTTATTAGTTGCTTTACTTGCAGTAGTATCTGTTATTCGTCAATTAAAGTATAAAAACATTTTCGCATTAGGATTCTCTGCAATCACTGCCGTTGCATTTGGTTTTTTCTCAATTGCAACATTAATTTCAGAGATCGCTGGATAA
- a CDS encoding MBL fold metallo-hydrolase, producing the protein MEVIKMPLGPLGTNCYIVHNNKNALIFDPGGEGDKVIHYLEDKNIIPKAILLTHAHFDHIGGVDSLRKHYNIEVYLHEKESSWLADSSLNGSSLFIGDKITTQGPDKRIVPGKMTIADFNFNVLYTPGHSPGSTSFVFEEEEFVISGDVLFKQGIGRTDLPGGDYKQLESSIRDQLYKLSDSFLVYPGHGGTTTIKEEKIQNPFVRE; encoded by the coding sequence GTGGAAGTCATTAAAATGCCATTAGGCCCATTAGGCACAAATTGTTATATCGTACATAACAATAAAAATGCTTTAATTTTTGATCCAGGTGGTGAAGGAGATAAGGTCATTCATTATTTAGAAGATAAAAATATCATTCCCAAAGCGATATTATTGACCCATGCACATTTCGACCATATTGGGGGGGTTGATTCTTTAAGAAAACATTATAATATAGAGGTATATTTACATGAAAAAGAATCATCCTGGTTAGCTGATTCTAGCTTAAATGGTTCTTCTCTATTCATTGGGGACAAAATCACCACACAAGGCCCTGACAAAAGGATTGTACCAGGGAAAATGACTATTGCAGACTTCAACTTTAATGTTCTTTACACTCCTGGTCACTCACCAGGAAGTACTAGCTTTGTTTTTGAAGAGGAAGAGTTTGTTATTAGTGGAGACGTATTGTTTAAGCAGGGAATAGGAAGAACCGATTTGCCTGGAGGGGATTATAAACAGTTAGAGAGCAGTATTAGAGACCAATTGTACAAGTTGAGTGATTCGTTTCTTGTATATCCTGGACATGGTGGAACCACGACGATCAAAGAAGAAAAGATTCAAAATCCTTTTGTGCGAGAATAA
- a CDS encoding DUF2626 domain-containing protein, which yields MDRMFRVLAFWTGIFTVMFYIGDMQKTAVLFLVQTVFFLTVSYLKLSERMYMYLFGAYCTVFFIGFTWYTEFILVPGFGH from the coding sequence ATGGATCGTATGTTTCGTGTGCTTGCCTTTTGGACAGGAATTTTTACAGTAATGTTTTATATTGGCGACATGCAGAAGACAGCAGTATTATTCTTGGTACAAACGGTATTTTTCCTTACAGTTAGTTATTTGAAATTATCTGAACGCATGTATATGTATTTATTCGGAGCTTATTGTACAGTATTCTTTATTGGTTTTACATGGTATACAGAATTCATACTTGTACCTGGTTTCGGACACTAA
- a CDS encoding metalloregulator ArsR/SmtB family transcription factor, protein MENTLKITNVLSDPTRYNIYQYLIEAHEEVSVNDIAKVFFIHPNVARLHLSKLEDVGMVISYNLKSGKGGRPSRRYRLSEQVIELNFPHRDYKLLSSIALEAFMELGEPGEVALYQTGKKYGQKLMENQHKNLQPQSITIENKIKLLEDAGTLLGMYPSFSYKEENNVISFDINNCPFKEIASSNHTMICNMHHAFIKGMLEVLFENVQLEEVNNIFEGCENCTYIARI, encoded by the coding sequence ATGGAAAATACGTTGAAGATAACAAACGTGCTGAGTGACCCAACAAGGTATAACATTTATCAATATTTAATAGAAGCACATGAGGAAGTGAGTGTAAATGATATTGCTAAGGTTTTCTTTATTCATCCAAATGTAGCAAGACTTCACTTATCTAAACTGGAAGATGTCGGAATGGTCATCTCCTATAATTTGAAGTCAGGAAAAGGCGGCAGACCCAGTCGGAGATACCGTTTGTCAGAGCAAGTTATTGAACTGAACTTTCCTCATCGGGATTATAAATTGCTATCCTCTATTGCATTGGAAGCATTTATGGAATTGGGTGAACCAGGGGAAGTAGCATTATACCAAACTGGAAAAAAGTACGGGCAAAAATTAATGGAAAATCAGCATAAAAACCTTCAACCTCAATCTATCACCATTGAAAATAAGATTAAATTATTGGAAGACGCCGGGACATTGTTGGGAATGTATCCTTCCTTCTCCTATAAAGAGGAAAATAATGTAATATCGTTTGATATTAATAACTGCCCATTTAAAGAGATTGCTTCATCCAATCATACGATGATCTGTAACATGCATCACGCTTTTATAAAAGGAATGCTCGAAGTGTTGTTTGAAAATGTGCAATTAGAGGAAGTGAATAATATCTTTGAAGGATGTGAAAACTGTACTTATATAGCAAGAATTTAA
- the comGF gene encoding competence type IV pilus minor pilin ComGF — protein MLKRKKKSIACTVLPKDEKGFTFISMLLALSLLLLLLPLLSELVKIGKYTPNDTELSLQQFSHFLMEDSLTAVGYKVEPTAVSLHLSDGTTAIISQYKNQIRRQVDGEGHEIYLRNIKNVRFSPLPYGYHVSVTSDKGDSYEKTIPFYNQ, from the coding sequence ATGTTAAAAAGAAAAAAGAAAAGCATTGCTTGTACGGTGCTCCCGAAAGATGAAAAGGGTTTTACCTTTATTAGCATGCTACTTGCTCTATCCCTCCTCCTTCTACTGTTACCTTTACTCTCAGAATTAGTAAAAATCGGCAAATACACACCCAATGATACGGAACTATCCTTGCAGCAATTTTCTCATTTTTTAATGGAAGACTCATTAACAGCGGTAGGATATAAAGTAGAACCAACCGCTGTTTCTTTACATTTATCAGATGGGACGACTGCCATTATAAGTCAATATAAAAACCAAATTCGCAGACAAGTCGACGGAGAGGGGCATGAAATTTACTTGAGGAACATAAAAAATGTTCGATTTTCCCCACTCCCCTACGGATATCATGTAAGTGTCACATCTGACAAAGGAGATTCATATGAAAAAACGATTCCTTTTTACAATCAATAA
- a CDS encoding type II secretion system protein yields MKRNSGFTLLEVIISASILMTVVATMFPLLHIMTTEKMVLSDRRTIVDRLHDEIQPFLLVSKEAPYESIKNINKRTVTFTFSLDQKYIKGCVVWENVKKKKEKHCLYGAPER; encoded by the coding sequence TTGAAAAGGAATAGTGGGTTTACTTTGTTAGAAGTAATTATTTCTGCGAGTATATTAATGACTGTTGTAGCTACCATGTTTCCTCTCCTCCATATAATGACTACAGAAAAAATGGTATTGAGTGATCGACGCACCATTGTTGATAGACTCCATGATGAAATACAGCCTTTTTTATTAGTAAGTAAAGAAGCTCCCTATGAATCAATAAAAAACATTAATAAAAGAACGGTCACCTTTACTTTTTCACTGGATCAAAAATATATAAAAGGATGTGTTGTATGGGAAAATGTTAAAAAGAAAAAAGAAAAGCATTGCTTGTACGGTGCTCCCGAAAGATGA
- the comGD gene encoding competence type IV pilus minor pilin ComGD, translating into MANKNGFTLIEMLLVLSVVSILSLLAVTWSLSAIAKQEREQFINTLENDTLYIQQVTSIKGSEQEKPYITFKENFYTIYFTKRKKPIIRNYPPGVRIDTRKHQYLKFEQNGNIRQPRSMDLFMGDDRYKIIFPFGKGRFYLEKE; encoded by the coding sequence ATGGCTAATAAAAATGGCTTTACCCTCATTGAGATGCTCCTCGTCCTAAGTGTCGTATCCATACTATCCCTTCTGGCAGTCACATGGAGCTTATCTGCGATAGCAAAACAAGAAAGAGAACAATTTATAAACACGCTGGAAAACGATACTCTTTATATACAGCAAGTCACCTCTATCAAAGGCTCAGAACAGGAAAAACCGTATATCACATTTAAGGAAAATTTTTATACAATTTATTTTACTAAAAGAAAAAAGCCTATCATAAGAAACTATCCTCCAGGTGTTCGAATTGATACAAGAAAACACCAATATCTCAAATTTGAACAAAATGGAAATATTCGCCAACCTAGAAGTATGGATTTATTCATGGGAGATGACAGATATAAAATAATTTTTCCATTTGGTAAGGGGAGGTTTTATCTTGAAAAGGAATAG
- a CDS encoding ISL3 family transposase, whose amino-acid sequence MQNHFIIEMLGIEDKHVDVWEVSSDSAKFFVELYTKVKKQKCPFCGNRTKSIHGYRTQTIQGPIVSNKPVSISLKKRRYLCKACNHTFYEKLQMVERYQRCTRSIQTTALTYTAVGSFTTAAQLTGMSSQRLLRIYDRKEIKTRKVLPRALAIDEFKGDAGGERFQTVIADVENKEIVDVLPDRKVDTIKAYLQSCDTSNVEIVVMDLSKSFKQAIRKALGNPLIIADRFHFMRQVYWALDEVRREVQRDLEKKDRIYMKKSKKLLWKSTYKLSEEEREKVNQLLQVDPRLEEAYNLKNKLDQWFKESNEKTATQGLEGCLMAMKDSNIESFHRVRKTFERWKQEILHSFMYPFNNGYIEGVNNTIKVAKRMSYGIKNFNRLKKKILWRQEVRRVLTQ is encoded by the coding sequence GTGCAAAACCATTTTATCATAGAAATGTTAGGTATTGAAGACAAACATGTAGATGTATGGGAAGTTTCTAGTGACTCAGCTAAGTTTTTTGTAGAGCTATATACAAAAGTAAAGAAGCAGAAGTGCCCGTTTTGTGGCAATAGGACAAAAAGTATCCACGGCTATCGTACCCAAACGATTCAGGGGCCCATTGTTTCCAATAAACCAGTTAGTATTTCTTTGAAAAAGAGACGCTACTTATGTAAGGCGTGTAATCATACGTTTTATGAAAAGCTTCAGATGGTGGAACGATACCAACGTTGCACCCGTTCTATACAAACGACAGCGCTAACGTATACAGCTGTGGGCTCATTTACTACAGCTGCCCAGTTAACTGGGATGAGTTCGCAACGGTTACTTCGTATTTATGATCGAAAAGAAATAAAAACAAGGAAAGTCCTGCCACGTGCGTTAGCTATTGATGAATTTAAAGGGGATGCGGGCGGTGAAAGGTTTCAAACGGTCATTGCGGATGTAGAAAATAAAGAGATTGTGGATGTCTTACCTGATCGGAAGGTAGATACAATTAAAGCTTATCTTCAGTCCTGTGATACAAGTAACGTAGAGATTGTCGTCATGGACCTTTCTAAGTCTTTTAAGCAAGCAATACGGAAGGCGCTTGGTAACCCACTGATCATCGCTGATCGATTTCATTTTATGCGGCAAGTATATTGGGCGCTAGATGAAGTACGTCGAGAAGTGCAAAGAGACTTAGAGAAAAAAGACCGGATATATATGAAAAAAAGTAAAAAGTTACTTTGGAAATCAACCTATAAATTATCAGAAGAAGAGCGAGAGAAAGTAAATCAGTTACTCCAGGTTGATCCTCGATTAGAAGAGGCATACAACCTAAAAAACAAACTTGATCAGTGGTTTAAAGAGAGTAACGAAAAGACCGCTACACAGGGTCTAGAAGGATGTTTAATGGCGATGAAGGATTCTAATATTGAGTCTTTTCATAGAGTAAGAAAAACATTTGAGCGGTGGAAGCAAGAGATCTTGCATTCCTTTATGTATCCTTTTAATAATGGATATATTGAAGGCGTAAATAATACAATTAAAGTGGCAAAACGAATGTCGTATGGAATTAAAAATTTTAATCGATTAAAAAAGAAAATACTGTGGCGACAAGAGGTTAGAAGGGTTTTGACACAATAG
- a CDS encoding helix-turn-helix transcriptional regulator, producing MATKPRRKPSKIKPSYKPFEKTLIDRDVKKVKLKEELGISPSTLHKMKHNEYVALDVIGLLCEYLRCNINDIVEFIPVEE from the coding sequence ATGGCAACTAAACCAAGACGAAAACCATCTAAAATTAAACCCAGCTACAAACCTTTTGAAAAAACGCTCATTGACAGAGATGTAAAAAAAGTTAAATTAAAAGAGGAATTAGGTATATCTCCCTCTACATTGCATAAAATGAAACATAATGAATATGTTGCGCTTGATGTGATTGGCTTATTGTGTGAATACCTTAGATGCAATATCAATGACATAGTTGAGTTTATACCTGTTGAAGAATAG